The DNA sequence ATGGATGAACAATTATTACGTTACATATTCACAAATTTACTCAATAACGCTATTAAATATTCTCCTAAAGGTAAAAAAATCCTATTTGGTTTAACTTGCGATTTAATTCATCAAGTAGCTATCTTTTGCATTCAAGACCAAGGAATTGGCATCCCCGAAGTTGATCAAGCCAGAATATTTGAATCATTTTATCGAGCCTCTAATGTCAAATCCATTCCAGGTACAGGACTGGGATTAGTCATTGTGAAAAAGTGTGTAGAAGCACATCAAGGAGAAATTAGCATTCACAGTCAAGCTGGTGTTGGTAGCACATTCACAGTAACTTTGCCATTAAATTGTTCATAAAATATCAACAAAGGCTGCTTTGGGAAACTTTAAACAAATGGACTAAATATTACCAAATCTTCATTTACTTCAAGCATAATTTATCTTTAAAATCTACATTTGGGGGCAAACTAAAAGAAGTCAGATCATTAAAAATTGTGTTTTCTATGAGCCAGAAATGTCCTACTTCCAAAACTTGTGCTTGTTGTCATCTTGCACGTTGCCAAAGCCAGGAAGCAGGCAGGATTTTTCTCTGGTTTCCTGTTTCCCATACCTTAACAAAAGTCACAAATTACTTGCAGCAGTCTGAGCTAAAGTATGAACTCATGCAAGAGCGTCCGGGGTTAAGTGTAGACTGTAAACCCGGACAAGCCCAGGAAATTGCTCGAAAACTAGCTAAACTTTTAGCGCCAAGAGAGTTGCAAGAGACGCAAGTTTTGTTTATTCGCGGTGCTATTCAACCGCAACTGCAAGACTTTAGTGATATTGTTTCATTACAACGCTTCATTAAGTTTAATCAATCTGACTGGCTAGTAGATATGCTGGCCAAAGAACAATTCACGAGTTACTTTCAACCAATTGTTTCAATTCAGAATACGTCCCAAGTTTATGGATATGAGTCGCTGTTACGTGGCTTAGATGAACAAGGTAATTTATTGTCAATAGAACCAATATTAGAATTAGCAACAGAAGCTGGACTGATACCCCAATTAGACCGACTGGCTCGCCTCAAAAGCATCACGGAATTTAGCCGTCATCAAGTCAACGGGAAAATTTTTATCAATTTTTCACCCACAGCATTGTATGACCCCGTTTCTTGTCTCCGTAGTACAGTCGCCGCAATTGATCAAGCAGGTATTTCCCATGAACGGGTTGTTTTTGAAGTTGTCGAGTCAGATAATCCTCAAGATTTAGCTCACCTCAAAGCCGTATTGCAATTTTACCGAGATTCAGGGTTTTCAGTTGCCTTGGATGATCTTGGCTCTGGTTATTCTGGTTTGAACTTGTTGCATCAGCTACGCCCAGACTTTATCAAGTTAGATATGGAGTTAATTCGAGATGTGCATCAAGATTTGTATAAAGCTTCAATTACCGAGAAAATTTTGGAAATTGCCCAAAAGTTAAATATCTATACCGTTGCTGAAGGAATTGAGTGTATTGAGGAATTAAATTGGTTAAGAGAAAGAGGCGCGACTTTTGCTCAAGGCTATTTAATTGCTAAACCTCATCCTGAACCTGTGACGATAACTCCGCACTTTGATGCGATCGCCTTAAGTTTAGCATCGGTGGATGATCAACCAATCAAGCAGCAGGTAAAACACCAAAGTGAGTCTGAACGCATTGTTGCTGCTGTCACCCAGCGCATCCGCAAATCTTTAGAGTTAAACGAAATTTTGCAAACCACAGCCGATGAAGTGCGACAATTGTTTGCTGTAGACCGAGTGGTAATTTATCGCTTTGAACCAGACTGGAGTGGGTTAGTCGCTGTCGAGTCTTTAGCACCAGGTTGTATGTCTTTGTTGGGATGGAATGTGATGGATACTTGTTTTCTTTCCACCCGCGCCGATTATTACCAGCAAGGCAATACCAGAGCAATTGAAAATATAGAAAATGAAGGACTATCACCTTGTCACATTCAACTGTTGCGGAAGTTACAAATTCGGGCAAACTTGGTTGTACCGATTCTGCAACAAGAGCGTTTATGGGGATTATTAATTGCTCATCAATGTAGTAGTACTAGACAATGGCGGCAATCGGAGATTAATTTATTTAACCAGTTAGCCGAACAAGCTGCGATCGCCATTCACCAATCGGAACTCTACCATAAATTACAAAAAGCAAACCAAGAATTACAGCGTCTTGCGGCTTCTGATGGTCTGACTCAAGTAGCGAATCGGCGCTGCTTTGATGACACACTTAACAACGAATGGCAAAGATTAGCCAGAGAACAAGCTTACTTATCTTTAATTTTATGTGATGTCGATTGTTTTAAACTCTACAACGATACTCATGGACATCTGGCGGGAGACGATGCTTTAAGAAATGTTGCCCAAGCAATTTCTCAGATCATTAAACGCCCTGCGGATTTAGTAGCTCGCTATGGCGGCGAAGAATTTGCCATTATTTTACCTTATACCAATGCTGAAGGTGCGATCGCAGTTGCCACAGAAATTCAAACTCATATCCGTGCATTGCAATTGCCACATCCCAAGTCTGAAGTCAATCAATTCATTACCCTTAGTCTCGGTGTCGCAACCATCATTCCCAATCATCAATCGTCCCCTGCAACCTTAATTGCTGCTGCTGATCAAGGACTGTATCAGGCAAAAGCCCAAGGGCGAAACTGTATAGTACAGATTGACTGTGAAAGATGCTAAGGTCAATTAAAATTTGAGGTTCAATTTATCATAATTCGAGAGCCTTCAGGAGATTTTTCTACTTTGATTTGTGTTCCTAACTGTTCTCCTAGCGCAGAAACATGAGTAATCACACCTACTAATTTATCTTGTTCACCCAATGACTGTAGAATACTTGAGACGCTTTGGAGAGTTTCTGCATCTAATGTTCCAAAGCCCTCATCTATAAACAAACTGCCTAACTTAGCTCCTCTTGACAGCCTTTCTGAGAGTGCTAAAGCCAAAGATAAAGAAGTCGCAAAAGTTTCCCCACCGGATAATGTTTGTATTCGTCTTGGTTCGCCACCGCTCCAATTATCTTCTACAGAGTATTTTTTATCAGCATATTTCAAGGCGTAGCGATGTTCTGTCAGTTCCTTTAAAAATACTGTTGCTTGTTCTACTAACTCCTGCTGAAAATTCTGGAGAATATACTCTTGAAAGCGATCCGATTTTAACTCTTTGGATAAGATACGATACGTTTCTAAATCTTCCTGTTTCGCAGATAATCGAAGTTGTAATGTTGCTGATTCTGCTTGTTGTTCTTCAGCTTTAGTAATCCAAAGTTTTAAATTATTATATTCATCTTGTGTTTGCTTACGCTTTTCTTCGGTATTCACAACAGATTGCTCATGCTGGGCAATTATTTCTGGATTTGTGATCTGATCGCCGATTTCATTAGTTTCCTGGATAATCAGAGTTTCTAACTTAAGTTTTTCATTGTCATATTTTGTAATTTGTCCCTGCCACATATTTTGTTGTTCCGGTGATGCTTTACTCGCCTCAAAACCTGCTTC is a window from the Aulosira sp. FACHB-615 genome containing:
- a CDS encoding EAL domain-containing protein, with the translated sequence MSQKCPTSKTCACCHLARCQSQEAGRIFLWFPVSHTLTKVTNYLQQSELKYELMQERPGLSVDCKPGQAQEIARKLAKLLAPRELQETQVLFIRGAIQPQLQDFSDIVSLQRFIKFNQSDWLVDMLAKEQFTSYFQPIVSIQNTSQVYGYESLLRGLDEQGNLLSIEPILELATEAGLIPQLDRLARLKSITEFSRHQVNGKIFINFSPTALYDPVSCLRSTVAAIDQAGISHERVVFEVVESDNPQDLAHLKAVLQFYRDSGFSVALDDLGSGYSGLNLLHQLRPDFIKLDMELIRDVHQDLYKASITEKILEIAQKLNIYTVAEGIECIEELNWLRERGATFAQGYLIAKPHPEPVTITPHFDAIALSLASVDDQPIKQQVKHQSESERIVAAVTQRIRKSLELNEILQTTADEVRQLFAVDRVVIYRFEPDWSGLVAVESLAPGCMSLLGWNVMDTCFLSTRADYYQQGNTRAIENIENEGLSPCHIQLLRKLQIRANLVVPILQQERLWGLLIAHQCSSTRQWRQSEINLFNQLAEQAAIAIHQSELYHKLQKANQELQRLAASDGLTQVANRRCFDDTLNNEWQRLAREQAYLSLILCDVDCFKLYNDTHGHLAGDDALRNVAQAISQIIKRPADLVARYGGEEFAIILPYTNAEGAIAVATEIQTHIRALQLPHPKSEVNQFITLSLGVATIIPNHQSSPATLIAAADQGLYQAKAQGRNCIVQIDCERC